The proteins below are encoded in one region of Euzebyales bacterium:
- the rpsA gene encoding 30S ribosomal protein S1, translated as MTDRPDDTTATAAAPQTTLTAAPATERERGEEIVLAEFGSQEEFERALEATIKEFDDGDIVEGVVVKVDPEEVLLDIGYKSEGVIPSRELSIKHDVDPFEVVQVGDVIEALVLQKEDKEGRLVLSKKRAQYERAWGKIEEIHEADSTVTGTVIEVVKGGLIVDIGLRGFLPASLVEMRRVRDLHPFVGRELEAKVIELDKNRNNVVLSRRKFLEETQSEFRREFLETLQKGEVRKGTVSSIVQFGAFVDLGGVDGLVHVSELSWKHIDHPSEVVDVGDEVEVEVLDVDLERERVSLSLKATQEDPWRQFARQHYVGEFIEGKVTKLVPFGSFVKVADGIEGLVHISELAEAHVELPEQVVKVNDTITVRIIDIDDIRRRISLSLKQAVKAGYGEEPELSAPAPSAPSAPSSSAPSAPAPSSTMGAALEDALRQRGGGGEDSDSGGLSLTDVIADLQSQTGGSDENEDENENEDENEDTG; from the coding sequence CACTGCGACCGCAGCCGCGCCGCAGACCACCCTGACCGCCGCGCCGGCGACCGAGCGCGAGCGAGGCGAGGAGATCGTACTCGCCGAATTCGGCTCACAGGAGGAGTTCGAGCGGGCGCTCGAAGCGACCATCAAGGAGTTCGACGACGGCGACATCGTCGAGGGCGTGGTCGTCAAGGTGGACCCCGAGGAGGTCCTCCTCGACATCGGGTACAAGTCCGAGGGCGTCATCCCGTCGCGGGAGCTGTCGATCAAGCACGACGTCGATCCGTTCGAGGTCGTCCAGGTCGGGGATGTGATCGAGGCGCTCGTCCTCCAGAAGGAGGACAAGGAGGGGCGCCTGGTCCTGTCCAAGAAGCGCGCCCAGTACGAGCGCGCGTGGGGCAAGATCGAGGAGATCCACGAGGCCGATTCGACCGTCACCGGCACGGTGATCGAGGTCGTCAAGGGTGGGCTGATCGTCGACATCGGGCTACGCGGCTTCCTGCCGGCGTCGCTCGTCGAGATGCGGCGCGTACGTGATCTGCACCCGTTCGTCGGCCGCGAGCTCGAAGCCAAGGTGATCGAACTCGACAAGAACCGCAACAACGTCGTGCTGTCGCGCCGCAAGTTCCTCGAGGAGACACAGAGCGAGTTCCGCCGCGAGTTCCTCGAGACCCTGCAGAAGGGCGAGGTGCGCAAGGGCACCGTCAGCTCGATCGTGCAGTTCGGTGCGTTCGTCGACCTCGGCGGCGTCGACGGTCTGGTCCACGTCTCGGAGCTGTCGTGGAAGCACATCGACCATCCCAGCGAAGTCGTCGACGTCGGCGATGAGGTGGAGGTCGAGGTGCTCGACGTCGACCTCGAGCGCGAGCGGGTCAGCCTGTCGCTCAAGGCGACGCAGGAGGACCCGTGGCGGCAGTTCGCCCGCCAGCACTACGTGGGCGAGTTCATCGAGGGCAAGGTCACGAAGCTCGTGCCGTTCGGGTCGTTCGTCAAGGTCGCCGACGGCATCGAGGGCCTCGTGCACATCTCGGAGCTGGCGGAGGCCCACGTCGAGCTGCCCGAGCAGGTCGTCAAGGTCAACGACACGATCACGGTCCGCATCATCGACATCGACGACATCCGTCGGCGCATCTCGCTGTCGCTCAAGCAGGCCGTCAAGGCCGGCTACGGCGAAGAGCCGGAGCTCAGCGCACCGGCCCCGTCGGCACCGAGCGCTCCGTCGTCGTCGGCGCCTTCCGCGCCCGCGCCCTCCTCCACGATGGGTGCGGCGCTCGAGGACGCGCTGCGCCAGCGCGGTGGCGGCGGTGAGGACTCGGACAGCGGCGGGCTGTCGCTGACCGACGTGATCGCCGACCTGCAGTCGCAGACGGGCGGATCGGACGAGAACGAGGACGAGAACGAGAACGAGGACGAGAACGAGGACACAGGCTGA
- the coaE gene encoding dephospho-CoA kinase (Dephospho-CoA kinase (CoaE) performs the final step in coenzyme A biosynthesis.): MFLIGLTGGIASGKSAVAERFSKFGAEIIDADEIARDVTKPGTQAHHEIVEHFGYEILDDDGFIDRARLGAIVFADERQRSVLNEITHPPILAEIADRLELLVAFDGCVVLDVPLLVETDAERRYDAIVVVATREETQVSRLVRDRGMSEHEARQRVRAQAPLDAKLARATHVLWNEGSLDELAARADEVAEALCAAAADAVEGTSSG; encoded by the coding sequence ATGTTCCTCATCGGTCTGACGGGCGGCATCGCGTCGGGCAAGAGCGCGGTCGCGGAGCGGTTCTCGAAGTTCGGCGCCGAGATCATCGACGCCGACGAGATCGCACGCGATGTCACCAAGCCCGGCACGCAGGCGCACCACGAGATCGTCGAGCACTTCGGGTACGAGATCCTGGACGATGACGGGTTCATCGATCGGGCCCGCCTCGGCGCCATCGTGTTCGCCGACGAGCGCCAGCGGTCGGTCCTCAACGAGATCACGCACCCGCCGATCCTGGCGGAGATCGCCGACCGCCTCGAACTGCTCGTCGCCTTCGACGGGTGCGTCGTGCTCGACGTGCCGCTGCTGGTCGAGACCGATGCGGAGCGCAGGTACGACGCGATCGTCGTCGTGGCGACGCGCGAGGAGACGCAGGTCAGCCGACTGGTTCGCGATCGGGGCATGTCGGAGCACGAGGCGCGCCAGCGCGTCCGGGCACAGGCGCCGCTGGACGCGAAGCTGGCCCGTGCGACACACGTGCTGTGGAACGAGGGCTCGCTCGACGAGCTCGCGGCCCGGGCCGACGAGGTGGCCGAGGCGCTGTGCGCGGCGGCGGCCGACGCCGTCGAGGGGACGTCGTCCGGCTAG
- the moaA gene encoding GTP 3',8-cyclase MoaA, producing MPKNTSAAPRDRLRRPLRDLRVSITDRCNFRCTYCMPRELFGPDHQFLPRAELLSFEEIARVVRVLADLGVRKVRLTGGEPLVRRDVTELIAMLDGIDGIDDLAMTTNGSLLAPLADDLRAAGLRRLTISLDALDDEVFRAMSDTRTRVDVVLDGIAAAEAAGFAPIKVNAVVRGGVNTDQIVPLARYGREHGLIVRFIEFMDVGTTNGWQLGEVVPSRDVIRTIDAVFPVEPLDPNYAGEVAQRWRYRDGAGEVGVISSVSQPFCSTCTRARLSAIGELYTCLFASGGTDVRAWLRSGLDDDELRERLAEVWRGRSDRYSELRTRATADLDKVEMSYIGG from the coding sequence GTGCCGAAGAACACGAGTGCCGCTCCGCGTGACCGGCTGCGCCGGCCATTGCGCGACCTGCGGGTGTCGATCACGGACCGCTGCAACTTCCGCTGCACGTACTGCATGCCGCGTGAGCTGTTCGGGCCAGATCATCAGTTCCTGCCCCGCGCCGAGCTGTTGAGCTTCGAGGAGATCGCCCGTGTGGTGCGGGTGCTCGCCGATCTCGGCGTCCGCAAGGTCCGCCTGACCGGGGGCGAGCCGCTCGTCCGGCGGGACGTGACCGAGCTGATCGCGATGCTCGACGGCATCGACGGGATCGACGACCTCGCCATGACGACGAACGGGTCGCTGCTCGCGCCGCTGGCGGACGACCTGCGGGCCGCCGGCCTGCGACGCCTGACCATCAGCCTGGACGCGCTCGACGACGAGGTGTTCCGCGCGATGAGCGACACCAGGACCAGGGTCGACGTGGTGCTTGACGGCATCGCGGCCGCGGAGGCCGCAGGCTTCGCGCCCATCAAGGTCAACGCCGTGGTCAGGGGTGGCGTCAACACCGACCAGATCGTTCCACTGGCACGCTACGGGCGCGAGCACGGGCTGATCGTGCGGTTCATCGAGTTCATGGACGTCGGAACGACGAACGGCTGGCAGCTCGGTGAGGTCGTGCCCAGCCGCGACGTCATCCGCACGATCGACGCGGTGTTCCCCGTCGAACCGCTCGACCCGAACTACGCGGGGGAGGTCGCGCAGCGGTGGCGCTACCGCGACGGCGCCGGTGAGGTCGGAGTCATCTCGTCGGTGTCGCAGCCGTTCTGCTCGACGTGCACCCGGGCGCGCCTGTCGGCGATCGGTGAGCTGTACACGTGCCTGTTCGCCTCCGGCGGTACCGATGTCCGCGCATGGCTGCGCTCGGGGCTCGACGACGATGAGCTGCGTGAACGCCTGGCCGAGGTGTGGCGTGGTCGCTCCGACCGCTACTCCGAGCTCCGCACGCGCGCGACGGCCGACCTCGACAAGGTCGAGATGTCCTACATCGGCGGCTGA
- a CDS encoding carbon starvation protein A, whose protein sequence is MPAVVVFVAVIAIFALAYRFYSTYLAEKVYALDPDFVTPAHEFEDGVDYVPTNRHVLFGHHFTSIAGAAPIVGPAIAVVWGWLPALLWIVAGTVFAAGVHDTGSLVVSVRNKATNIGTLAQDVINPRSRTLFLAIIFFLLTLVNAVFAIVIGTLFVGNPEAVIPITLEIPLAIFIGQYIRRTNSSALVPSIAGVIVLYAMILVGMAYPIDITGIAEGLGMSARTLWILLLFIYGWIASRIPVWVLLQPRDYINSHQLFIALGVIFLGVLIGMDTIAAPAFNSVGGARNWFPFLFVTIACGAVSGFHSLVSSGTTSKQLDKDTDARYIGYMGSLGEGSLALGAVLATTAGIGIVGLNWGEQYADFGTASETALGNFVQGVAGFASNIGIPISYGTVFAAVVVISFAATTLDTGIRLQRYIIQEIGEIVDSRTLSQNLNLATTLAVVFPLGLALAPAGGDGDTLAFGRLWTLFGTTNQLTAGLALAVIAVWVTRNGRNAMAQIVPLTFLLFMTCWALFINLREFVANRDWLLAPLDLAIFVLAGWLIVEAVLAIRGARADRTAPVESPAEK, encoded by the coding sequence TTGCCTGCTGTCGTCGTATTCGTCGCTGTCATTGCGATCTTCGCGCTGGCCTACCGGTTCTACTCCACCTACCTGGCGGAGAAGGTGTACGCGCTGGATCCTGACTTCGTGACGCCAGCACACGAGTTCGAGGATGGCGTCGACTACGTGCCGACCAACAGGCACGTCCTGTTCGGCCACCACTTCACCTCGATCGCCGGCGCCGCGCCCATCGTCGGTCCCGCGATCGCCGTGGTCTGGGGATGGCTGCCGGCGCTGTTGTGGATCGTTGCCGGGACCGTGTTCGCGGCCGGGGTGCACGACACGGGCAGCCTCGTCGTCTCCGTGCGCAACAAGGCCACGAACATCGGCACCCTCGCCCAGGACGTGATCAACCCACGCTCGCGGACGCTGTTCCTGGCGATCATCTTCTTCCTGCTGACGCTGGTCAACGCCGTGTTCGCGATCGTCATCGGGACGCTGTTCGTCGGCAATCCCGAGGCCGTCATCCCGATCACGTTGGAGATCCCGCTGGCGATCTTCATCGGCCAGTACATCCGCCGCACGAACAGCAGCGCACTGGTGCCGTCGATCGCCGGTGTCATCGTGCTGTACGCCATGATCCTGGTCGGGATGGCGTACCCCATCGACATCACGGGCATCGCTGAGGGCCTCGGGATGAGCGCGCGCACCCTGTGGATCCTGCTGCTGTTCATCTACGGGTGGATCGCCTCGCGCATCCCGGTCTGGGTGCTGCTGCAGCCACGCGACTACATCAACTCCCACCAGCTGTTCATCGCGCTCGGAGTCATCTTCCTCGGAGTGCTGATCGGCATGGACACGATCGCCGCGCCGGCGTTCAACTCGGTGGGCGGCGCCCGCAACTGGTTCCCCTTCCTGTTCGTGACCATCGCCTGCGGTGCGGTGAGCGGGTTCCACAGCCTGGTATCGAGCGGCACGACATCCAAGCAGCTCGACAAGGACACGGATGCGCGTTACATCGGGTACATGGGGTCGCTGGGCGAGGGGTCACTGGCCCTCGGAGCGGTGCTGGCCACCACCGCGGGCATCGGCATCGTTGGCCTCAACTGGGGCGAGCAGTACGCAGACTTCGGGACGGCATCGGAGACCGCGCTCGGCAACTTCGTGCAGGGCGTGGCCGGCTTCGCGAGCAACATCGGCATCCCGATTAGCTATGGCACGGTCTTCGCCGCGGTGGTCGTGATCTCGTTCGCGGCCACCACGCTCGACACCGGGATCAGGCTCCAGCGCTACATCATCCAGGAGATCGGCGAGATCGTCGACAGCCGGACACTGTCGCAGAACCTCAACCTGGCGACCACGTTGGCTGTCGTGTTCCCGCTGGGACTGGCGCTCGCGCCGGCCGGCGGCGACGGCGACACGCTCGCGTTCGGGCGGCTGTGGACCCTGTTCGGGACGACCAACCAGCTGACGGCAGGCCTGGCACTCGCGGTCATCGCCGTCTGGGTCACGCGCAACGGTCGCAACGCCATGGCGCAGATCGTGCCGCTGACGTTCCTGCTGTTCATGACGTGCTGGGCGCTGTTCATCAACCTGCGCGAGTTCGTCGCCAACCGTGACTGGCTGCTGGCACCCTTGGATCTGGCCATCTTCGTGCTCGCCGGATGGCTGATCGTCGAGGCGGTGCTGGCGATCCGGGGCGCACGCGCCGACAGGACGGCGCCGGTCGAATCGCCGGCGGAGAAGTAG
- a CDS encoding helix-turn-helix transcriptional regulator, which produces MIDDPWERQRAALGSYIRSQRKLANLSLRQLADIAKVSNPYLSQIERGLHAPSVRVLRSIAEALDLSAETLLEQAGLLEHANGAPTATSATPPTERAIRIDPRLTESQKEALISVYRSYVAAAEGDAS; this is translated from the coding sequence ATGATCGACGATCCCTGGGAACGGCAGCGGGCGGCCCTCGGCTCCTACATCCGCAGTCAACGCAAGCTCGCGAACCTGTCGCTGCGGCAGCTCGCCGACATCGCGAAGGTGTCGAATCCCTACCTGAGCCAGATCGAACGGGGGCTGCACGCCCCGTCGGTGCGCGTGCTGCGCTCGATCGCGGAGGCACTCGACCTGTCCGCCGAGACCCTCCTCGAGCAGGCGGGACTGCTCGAGCACGCCAACGGCGCCCCGACCGCGACGTCCGCCACCCCGCCGACCGAGCGGGCCATACGCATCGACCCCCGTCTCACCGAGTCGCAGAAGGAAGCGCTGATCTCTGTGTACCGCAGCTACGTCGCCGCGGCTGAGGGCGACGCGTCGTAG